One genomic region from Haloterrigena gelatinilytica encodes:
- a CDS encoding AI-2E family transporter: MDLRTAFFALLLVVLGVLSALVIAPLLQYVLAAGLLAFVLRPAHERLEPKLGPRPSAILLTGVAVLAAVVPLLVISAVVLGTAVSFLDEFDEASVVESARGIAENDLGLEARQIDAIETAAHTEIESSLSSAVELALGELIRLVNASLEMAIGLAVCVFLLYYLLVDGDDLVAWLGDVVPLDPSVRDELFAEVRVVTWAVIYSHVLVAVVQGLLGGIGLAVVGVPNAAFWTVIMILLSFLPAIGVWLVWGPAAGYLATVGDPLAAVVLLVYGLTVLALIDNYLRAIFVDRGSGLHPAAVIVGVIGGIYLLGIMGLFLGPVLLAVFKAGVNVFTRVSAEDGDQWTAPEPNANPGSAASGAEKPLPESDGAD, encoded by the coding sequence ATGGACCTCCGCACCGCGTTTTTCGCCCTCCTACTCGTGGTTCTCGGGGTGCTCTCTGCCCTGGTCATCGCCCCGCTGTTGCAGTACGTGCTGGCCGCCGGGCTCCTCGCGTTCGTCCTCCGTCCCGCCCACGAGCGCCTCGAGCCGAAGCTCGGTCCGCGACCGTCGGCGATCCTGTTGACGGGGGTCGCCGTCCTGGCCGCCGTCGTCCCGCTGTTGGTCATCTCGGCCGTCGTCTTGGGTACCGCCGTCTCTTTTCTCGACGAGTTCGACGAAGCGAGCGTCGTCGAGAGCGCCCGCGGAATCGCGGAAAACGACCTCGGACTCGAGGCCCGACAGATCGACGCGATCGAGACGGCGGCTCACACCGAGATCGAGTCCTCGCTCTCGAGCGCGGTCGAACTCGCGCTGGGCGAACTGATCCGGCTGGTCAACGCCAGCCTCGAGATGGCGATCGGACTGGCCGTCTGCGTCTTCCTGCTCTACTACCTGCTCGTCGACGGGGACGATCTCGTCGCCTGGCTCGGCGACGTCGTCCCGCTCGACCCGTCCGTCCGCGACGAACTGTTCGCGGAGGTCCGCGTCGTCACCTGGGCCGTGATCTACAGTCACGTCCTCGTCGCGGTCGTTCAGGGGCTCCTCGGCGGAATCGGGCTCGCCGTGGTCGGCGTCCCCAACGCGGCCTTCTGGACGGTGATCATGATCTTGCTCTCGTTCCTGCCGGCGATCGGCGTCTGGCTGGTCTGGGGGCCCGCCGCGGGGTATCTCGCGACGGTCGGCGACCCGCTCGCCGCCGTCGTTCTCCTCGTCTACGGCCTCACGGTCCTCGCGCTGATCGACAACTACCTGCGGGCGATTTTCGTCGATCGAGGATCCGGTCTCCACCCGGCCGCCGTCATCGTCGGCGTCATCGGCGGGATCTACCTGCTGGGCATCATGGGACTGTTCCTCGGGCCGGTCCTGCTCGCGGTGTTCAAAGCCGGCGTGAACGTCTTCACCAGAGTCTCCGCCGAGGACGGCGACCAGTGGACGGCCCCCGAGCCCAATGCGAACCCCGGGTCCGCCGCGAGCGGAGCCGAGAAACCGCTTCCGGAGTCCGACGGCGCGGACTGA
- a CDS encoding DUF5789 family protein, whose protein sequence is MSDEDDEEPAVELGERTPVEGAPLARVTSRLTWPKEKSEIDRLEGDSVIRTPEGPQELSTVIEAIDETYFQRHQEFEKHVRAVIGTGPVPTADE, encoded by the coding sequence ATGAGCGACGAGGACGACGAGGAGCCGGCAGTCGAACTCGGCGAACGAACGCCCGTCGAGGGCGCACCGCTCGCCCGCGTCACCTCCCGGCTGACCTGGCCGAAGGAAAAGAGCGAGATCGACCGCCTCGAGGGCGACAGCGTCATTCGAACGCCCGAGGGCCCTCAGGAGCTGTCGACCGTCATCGAGGCGATCGACGAGACGTACTTCCAGCGCCACCAGGAGTTCGAAAAGCACGTCCGGGCGGTCATCGGCACCGGCCCGGTCCCGACCGCGGACGAGTAA
- a CDS encoding DUF7847 domain-containing protein has product MAFNVGNTVSEAVDRLTTSAAAVLIAALTLVGVAQTAALQDILRGFLEWTIEMLNDPEVSGELSASEIETAEEQINGYIADLPLALGLSPGAAAVLWLVAFVVSLAVVAIAIDAFGDERDSLGGIPTDGLGRTTLHLLLGWIAYSILVAIGFLLVVVPGLLVAFLLMFFVAAIVIDDESFVGAFGSSYSVVRGNLLGTFAIGVLGIVAFGVCWFVGRTFAGILPGAPGAITADLVTAVGQVFVLALLTRTYVNATADDTADPVSSGSGWAAETESESRRGTR; this is encoded by the coding sequence ATGGCTTTCAACGTAGGTAACACGGTGAGCGAAGCGGTCGATCGGTTGACGACGAGTGCAGCCGCGGTACTGATCGCCGCGCTGACGCTCGTCGGCGTCGCCCAGACGGCCGCACTCCAAGATATCCTTCGCGGGTTCCTCGAGTGGACGATAGAGATGCTGAACGATCCCGAAGTCAGCGGGGAACTGAGCGCGTCGGAGATCGAAACGGCCGAGGAGCAGATCAACGGGTACATCGCCGACCTCCCGCTCGCGCTGGGCTTGAGTCCCGGCGCCGCGGCGGTGCTCTGGCTGGTCGCGTTCGTGGTCTCACTGGCGGTCGTCGCAATCGCTATCGACGCCTTCGGGGACGAGCGAGATAGCCTCGGCGGCATCCCGACCGACGGTCTCGGACGGACGACCCTCCACCTGTTGCTCGGCTGGATCGCGTACAGTATCCTGGTCGCGATCGGGTTCCTCCTGGTCGTGGTCCCGGGGCTGCTGGTGGCGTTTCTCCTCATGTTCTTCGTGGCCGCGATCGTGATTGACGACGAGTCGTTCGTCGGCGCGTTCGGGTCGTCGTACAGCGTCGTCCGCGGTAATCTCCTCGGCACGTTCGCGATCGGCGTGCTCGGTATCGTCGCGTTCGGCGTCTGCTGGTTCGTCGGAAGGACTTTCGCCGGCATCCTCCCGGGCGCTCCGGGCGCGATCACCGCCGACCTGGTCACCGCCGTCGGTCAGGTGTTCGTTCTGGCCCTCCTTACCCGAACGTACGTCAACGCGACCGCCGACGACACCGCCGATCCGGTCAGTAGCGGTTCCGGGTGGGCGGCAGAAACCGAATCGGAGTCCCGACGCGGGACGCGCTAG
- a CDS encoding CPBP family glutamic-type intramembrane protease — MATERTRSGGRWLRDQFDRLSWVQKSLLTGALLTVLWMHLVPPELSRRFVVDTVVLVGGPLALGLTHGRHLGWHVDRVAVRNAVLLSLFVLPFYLVGSTLPTIRDYYPMWETSAALGEFVPHAIQLFGLALAAETYYRGLLCVGVKEIGRKAVFISPVVYMLHHAGKPPLEFLLSGPTDVLFGAVDYESNSILPSVIAHGAGLVLLDWLVLHDPLFDPTPVIELLEWLPVPI, encoded by the coding sequence GTGGCGACGGAACGGACTCGAAGCGGCGGTCGCTGGCTTCGCGATCAGTTCGATCGCCTCTCGTGGGTCCAGAAGTCGCTGCTGACCGGCGCGTTGCTGACGGTCCTGTGGATGCACCTCGTGCCGCCCGAACTCTCCCGGCGGTTCGTCGTCGACACCGTCGTGCTCGTCGGCGGCCCGCTGGCGCTGGGGCTGACCCACGGGAGACACCTCGGCTGGCACGTCGATCGCGTCGCGGTCCGAAACGCCGTCCTGCTCTCGCTGTTCGTCCTCCCCTTCTATCTGGTCGGCTCGACGCTGCCGACGATCCGCGACTACTACCCGATGTGGGAGACGTCCGCGGCGCTCGGCGAGTTCGTCCCGCACGCGATCCAGCTGTTCGGCCTCGCGCTGGCCGCCGAGACCTACTACCGCGGCCTCCTCTGTGTCGGCGTCAAGGAGATCGGCCGCAAGGCGGTGTTCATCAGCCCCGTCGTCTACATGCTCCACCACGCCGGCAAACCGCCGCTCGAGTTCCTGCTGTCGGGGCCGACGGACGTCCTCTTCGGGGCCGTCGACTACGAGTCGAACTCGATCCTGCCGTCCGTGATCGCCCACGGCGCGGGACTGGTCTTACTCGACTGGCTCGTTCTCCACGACCCGCTGTTCGATCCGACGCCGGTGATCGAACTCCTCGAGTGGCTCCCGGTGCCGATCTGA
- a CDS encoding DUF7139 domain-containing protein, whose product MTSLTEVYDGTAREVVGPRRLYAGTALVLIGALLAVVAVIMATTDLLGGYAAVLSPGIGTHYASIRLAGVLAGLGVPIALVGVFLVLPASRRVHAAAAISVSLCLLGVVLFWGAYPYDWRFHGDDYTLQVSAVYLLGLFIALWSLFTAVVNFKTRNDPGGALEMNVTRQNKTVVEVAESEDSSGLGGIGFLGGTPDGEVETQTNAADDGDTLSFDETAAGTGSTRQSSSAGSGAGGAARARATSDGGTAASDITSPMDGDGRDAEIVESPTPQNQPEAPTDRYCGNCEHFEYVRSSEGMVPYCARHDAAMDNMDACEEWEPNR is encoded by the coding sequence ATGACAAGCCTGACGGAGGTCTACGACGGGACCGCGCGGGAGGTGGTCGGTCCCCGCCGGCTGTACGCGGGGACGGCGCTCGTCCTGATCGGCGCGCTCCTGGCCGTCGTGGCCGTGATTATGGCGACGACCGACCTCTTGGGCGGATACGCGGCCGTGCTGTCGCCGGGTATTGGGACCCACTACGCGTCCATCCGCCTCGCCGGCGTGCTCGCCGGCCTCGGCGTCCCGATCGCGCTGGTCGGCGTCTTCCTCGTGTTGCCCGCCAGTCGACGCGTCCACGCCGCGGCCGCGATCAGCGTGAGCCTGTGTCTGCTCGGAGTCGTCCTCTTCTGGGGCGCGTACCCCTACGACTGGCGATTCCACGGTGACGATTACACGCTGCAGGTGTCAGCGGTCTACCTGCTCGGGCTCTTTATCGCCCTCTGGAGCCTGTTCACTGCCGTCGTCAACTTCAAGACGCGCAACGACCCCGGCGGCGCCCTCGAGATGAACGTCACCCGCCAGAACAAGACGGTCGTCGAGGTCGCCGAGTCCGAGGACTCGAGCGGACTCGGCGGCATCGGTTTCCTCGGGGGTACCCCCGACGGCGAGGTCGAAACGCAGACGAACGCGGCCGACGACGGAGATACGCTCTCGTTCGACGAGACCGCAGCCGGGACCGGATCGACCCGGCAGTCGTCGAGCGCTGGATCCGGAGCGGGCGGGGCCGCTCGAGCGCGGGCGACCAGCGACGGCGGGACGGCCGCCTCGGACATCACCTCGCCGATGGACGGCGACGGCCGCGACGCGGAGATCGTCGAGTCGCCGACGCCTCAAAACCAGCCCGAGGCGCCGACGGACCGCTACTGCGGCAACTGCGAACACTTCGAGTACGTCCGCTCGTCGGAGGGGATGGTTCCCTACTGCGCCCGTCACGACGCCGCGATGGACAACATGGACGCCTGCGAGGAGTGGGAGCCGAACCGCTGA
- a CDS encoding DUF302 domain-containing protein, with protein sequence MSLPIDPETIDPDEFGEKQAVLEMDHEEAIEHVREVCTDVGFGIPVEFSPSELLNEKVDADRDPYYVLGACNPEIADRALDETLRIGGLFPCNMIIWEEEPGRQRVYHASIMKIARLLGMAPDNDEWADIVDTTGDLTAEAFERFDSVETDVTD encoded by the coding sequence ATGAGTCTCCCGATCGACCCCGAGACGATCGATCCCGACGAATTCGGCGAGAAGCAGGCCGTCCTCGAGATGGACCACGAGGAGGCGATCGAACACGTCCGCGAGGTCTGTACGGACGTCGGCTTCGGCATCCCCGTCGAGTTCTCGCCCTCGGAACTACTCAACGAGAAGGTCGACGCGGACCGCGATCCCTACTACGTCCTCGGGGCCTGTAACCCCGAGATCGCGGATCGGGCGCTCGACGAGACCCTGCGGATCGGCGGCCTCTTTCCCTGTAACATGATCATCTGGGAAGAGGAACCTGGTCGCCAGCGGGTCTATCACGCCTCGATCATGAAGATCGCCCGACTGCTCGGGATGGCCCCGGACAACGACGAGTGGGCCGATATCGTCGACACCACCGGCGACCTCACTGCGGAGGCGTTCGAGCGGTTCGACTCGGTCGAGACCGACGTCACCGACTGA
- a CDS encoding metal-dependent hydrolase, translating to MNKKGHVLNAILLSLGLGYILEPAGDLETFRTIVMIGVPVTLGALFPDVDTAFGKHRKTLHNLPVLLGFVAFPYVFGNLEYVWLGVLTHYVLDVAGSKRGIALFYPLWKEEFGLPVGVAVSSKYADGMTVAVTVLELALVAVLVFQFPRWGLEMSQQLFGF from the coding sequence ATGAACAAGAAGGGACACGTTCTCAACGCGATACTTCTGAGTCTGGGGCTGGGGTACATCCTCGAGCCGGCGGGGGATCTCGAGACGTTCCGGACGATCGTTATGATCGGCGTGCCGGTGACGCTGGGGGCGCTGTTTCCGGACGTCGACACCGCGTTCGGGAAACACCGGAAGACGCTGCACAATCTGCCGGTGCTGCTCGGCTTCGTCGCCTTCCCCTACGTCTTCGGGAACCTCGAGTACGTCTGGCTCGGCGTGTTGACCCACTACGTCCTCGACGTCGCGGGCAGCAAGCGCGGCATCGCGCTGTTCTACCCGCTCTGGAAGGAGGAGTTCGGCCTGCCCGTCGGCGTCGCGGTCAGCAGCAAGTACGCGGACGGGATGACGGTGGCCGTGACGGTTCTCGAACTGGCGCTGGTCGCGGTGCTCGTCTTCCAGTTCCCGCGATGGGGCCTCGAGATGAGCCAGCAGCTGTTCGGCTTCTAG